The nucleotide sequence ATGCGGAGGCTACAACTTTTAGGAAGTGGAAGACTGCAGAGAGAGCAGGATAGACCTTTCTCAGCCCTAGTAGGCACTCTTGAAGTAGTAGAAGAGGGGTGCGTTGAAATTCCTGGGTCAGTCAGGAAGacagcaaaggcagcaggcaGGCCTTGCGAATGGCTTCTTGGATGTCTGCTTCAGCTGGCAAAGACCCAGGGGAAAGCAGGAGAAGTAGTGGAGTCCTGAAAGGGGCTTTTGAAGCAGCTGCAGCAGGTAGGGGCCAGAGATAGTGGAGGAAAAGCAggggagtcagaccactgggttCTGGCTGGCCAAGTGATTGAGCAAGTGAATTCAGGCAGAGCGATACTCAGCAGAGTGGATCTGGGGATCCAGGCCCTGCACAAATGATTCACCaagtgatttcatagtggaactggaTAGCCAGAACCCAGAACCAAAAAATGGCTCCAAGGGTCCCGTTTTTATATTCTCTGGACAAAAACCCCAAATGAAATCCCAGCATTGATGGGCTCAAGGAAGTGTCCTTCCGCATTTCCTATACCTAGTTTAAGTCATGTGATCAGGCTGTTGGGATTTCTTTTTGTGGAAGCAGGTGGTGATATTCATCCTTCAGCTACTTTGATTAGATCTAGATTTTaacaatgggctcctctcctgagAGCCAAACTTACAATTATTTTTGGATTGCATTGATGAGATTGTCAAAGGccatgtcctgtgcatatgactaGTGACATCATCTCAACTGAGGTGACAAACAtaactctttcagctacttttcccATTGGGTCTCAAACAGCCTCTTTGCAAAgcaaaccaaactgaagccattttaaaaatcataccgGGGTGGAGTGTCTTCCAGGTTTCTAGCTAGTAGCCAGCCTGCCACCGCTCTGGTCTCCACTTTCAACCCAGCTGTCTCTGGCCTCTGCCTCACTCCTCTCTCATCAACTGTCTTTCACAACTGACAGTTAACTGCCCATCCTTTGCTCTCCAGAACCTCCAGCTAATCAGAGCATGTTGTTTTCCAGACCGACCAAAATGAATTTACCTGATCCAGGCTAAAACAGGTCTGTAACATAGTAACTGTAGAAGGCCTTGAATTTTGGCAATTACACCCTGACATCAAGAGAACAAACAAATGttttttcaaagtacaaatcataaacAGACAGATATATTCCATAGCGCTTTACCAGCTTTGCTTTTTATTCCCTCAGGAGATGTCCAGGGGATCACAGAAGTGTCACTGGGAAAAGttgaggagcagaaggagtgggaattGGGGAGTCAAGATgaagcaaagagacaagaggggAGACAAATGCAAAAGCCGGTGGATGAATCCAGTGCTTCTGAAGGTGGTGAAAATAAAATTCAAGGGAGTATTCTTTATGTAAAGGAAACAAGAATGTCTCCTCAGCGCAGTGAAAACATAAATGGCCAGAAACCCCTGAGTACATATTGGAGAAGGCATACAAgaaagaaaccatataaatgcttaaaaTCTGggcacacaggggacaaacattgtaaatgcctggagtgtggaaagagcttcattgacAGTAAAACTcttactgtgcatcaaagaactcatacaggggacaaaccttataagtgtttggagtgtggaaagagtttcagtcagagtggcacgttttctagacatcaaagaactcataccggagacaaaccttataaatgcttggagtgtggaaggagCTTTAGACAGAATGGTGCTCTTCAGGTACATCAACGCatccatacaggggacaaaccttatcagtgcttggagtgtggaaggagCTTTGCACAGAGTGCAGCCCTTACagtacatcaaagaactcatacaggaaacaaaccttgtatatgcttggagtgtggaaaagccttcagtcagagtggcacacTTTttagacatcaaagaactcatacaggggagaaaacttacaaatgcttggagtgtggaaagcacTTCAGTGAGAATGGCACCCTTActgcacatcaaagaactcatacaggggagaaaccttataaatgcttggagtgtggaaagagcttcagtcacagtaataCTCTTAcactgcatcaaagaactcatacaggggacaaaccttataaatgctttgagtgtggaaagagcttcagtaacaGTAGCTCCCTTAgtacacatcaaagaactcatacaggggagaaaccatataaatgcctggagtgtggaaagagcttcagtgacagtagcacccttactaaacatcaaagaactcatacaggggagaaaccatataaatgcctggagtgtggaaagagcttcactcggAGTACCTctgttactttacatcaaagatctcatacaggggaaaaaccttataaatgcatgaagtgtggaaagagctttagtcagaatgGCGGTCTTCAggtacatcaaagaactcatacaggggagaaaacttacaaatgcttggagtgtggaaagagttgcaGTACGAATAGTGCCCTTActgcacatcaaagaactcatacaggggagaaaccttataaatgcttggagtgtggaaagagcttcacttggAGTACCTCTGTTagttcacatcaaagaattcatacaggggagaaaccttacaaatgcttggagtgtggaaagagcttcagttggaatggtgcccttactgtgcatcaaagaactcatacaggggacaaaccttataagtgcttggagtgtggaaactgcttcagtcagagtagcacattttctagacatcaaagaactcataccaGGAACAAACCTTATCgctgcttggagtgtggaaagaatttCAGTTGTAGCcaccaccttacttcacatctaATTATTCATAAAGGGGCAAACCTTATTAATGCCTGGAGTGTTTAGAGAGCTTCCGTCAGCATGGCCATCTTTTGGGACATCAAAGGATCCATACATGGGAATAGCGTTATAatgtctggaatgtggaaagagctttagtcagtgTCACACCCATGCTACTCATAAAAAAAGCACACTGGGGGAAAACCATATAACTGTCCAGAGTGTGGAAGGAGTTTAATTTAGCATACCTGCCCTATTTTGCATCAAACAATTGCAAACCCTTActgcacatcaaagaactcatataggggacaaaccttataagtgcttggagtgtggaaagagcttcagtcagagtggcacactttctagacatcaaagaactcatatcaGCACAAACCTTGTCGCTGCTTGGACTGTGGAAGGCTGTTTATGACCAGTCTCCTCTAAGTCAGTCCTTTGGGGCTGGAGTTCTGGCTCATAAAAACTTTGAGCAGATATTGCTTTTCGAGTGTTGATATacatacatttctttttttaatatcatTTCTTAATTCCAGGTGAGGTTTCcattttgctattttattttttccaacctTTCCCCTTTATCGCTGTTTTTCTGGGTCCAGTCCATAGGACCCTACATTCATCTGGGTCCTTTGAATGCCTCCTTGGGTAGGTAGCTATCCTATTCTTTCTGTTCTCTATTATTACTAGTTAGGATGAATGCTTATATAGCTAATAGTAAAGGTTTACCTACTTTGGACTGGTGGAAGGAGGTAAATGAAAGTAGAATTGCATAATAGTTGAAATGATTACTAGCTTTGCCTGCCATAATAATTGTAACAGTTAAGTTGCACACTGTTCTTCTGAGCAGAGAAGCTTGTATATCCatattctattttgtttttccaGTAATCATTATTTGCAGCTACTGATCcttatttctcccttccccaagatTTGATAATGTGCTGTGACTTTCTCTTTGATATTATCATGCTCCTATCTTTGATTGACTGAAATGCATTTGCTGGTATTCTCCTGATTTATTTAAAGTAAATCTTTCCAAAGGGAGTATAGCCTTTCAGATCACTCCTCTTAACTGATGAAAGAATTCCCAAAGGACAGGAGCTGAATTATGTCACTGCTCCAGCTGAGGAAATCTTCAGGTGGAAGATTGGGATTGCCTGTTTCCAGGAAAAAACGGGGAACGTGATCCAGCTACCATCAGAGCCAGGATGTGAGGAACAGGGCCTAGTCAGTGTTAGTGCCACAGCTTGATGACTTTCTTCCCTACCTCATtctgtaacctgtggccctccagatattgtttgtCCCCAAACTCCAGCCGGccctgtcagcatggccagtgttcagggaGGATTGGTGGGGGggctaatccagcaacatctggagtgccacagggtccccatccctgatagAACTGAtgcgtatatatatatacacacacttaaTTGACATGTACAAATATTTCTGGCTTCCAAGTTGTAAAAAAATGCTCTGAACATGCGATAGGTCTGTTAAAGgtccattaaaacattttttggcAACACATTGATGTTTGTTTCTATGTTTGTCAGGTAATCTGGGCTGATAATGTTTTAGCTGCTTTTGGCCTCGTGTGCCTGAAtgttgtttaaaaacatgttgAATAAACCTCACGACCTAGTCAAGAA is from Rhineura floridana isolate rRhiFlo1 chromosome 3, rRhiFlo1.hap2, whole genome shotgun sequence and encodes:
- the LOC133382423 gene encoding zinc finger protein ZFP2-like, which encodes MATSLGDVQGITEVSLGKVEEQKEWELGSQDEAKRQEGRQMQKPVDESSASEGGENKIQGSILYVKETRMSPQRSENINGQKPLSTYWRRHTRKKPYKCLKSGHTGDKHCKCLECGKSFIDSKTLTVHQRTHTGDKPYKCLECGKSFSQSGTFSRHQRTHTGDKPYKCLECGRSFRQNGALQVHQRIHTGDKPYQCLECGRSFAQSAALTVHQRTHTGNKPCICLECGKAFSQSGTLFRHQRTHTGEKTYKCLECGKHFSENGTLTAHQRTHTGEKPYKCLECGKSFSHSNTLTLHQRTHTGDKPYKCFECGKSFSNSSSLSTHQRTHTGEKPYKCLECGKSFSDSSTLTKHQRTHTGEKPYKCLECGKSFTRSTSVTLHQRSHTGEKPYKCMKCGKSFSQNGGLQVHQRTHTGEKTYKCLECGKSCSTNSALTAHQRTHTGEKPYKCLECGKSFTWSTSVSSHQRIHTGEKPYKCLECGKSFSWNGALTVHQRTHTGDKPYKCLECGNCFSQSSTFSRHQRTHTRNKPYRCLECGKNFSCSHHLTSHLIIHKGANLINAWSV